From Calditrichota bacterium, one genomic window encodes:
- a CDS encoding zf-HC2 domain-containing protein, which produces MSQHKDSADAMDRYKKPFRDLKSHIAANCPPAEKLAAYADNELAADEVRALKEHFDLCPVCLNALEQLQTARNTAPNPEHQVLNRPALEAEMDAKVYSYLNSLAPSKSVNKAAETGAGVLSRIKTYINKFFLPPASVYAGLAMAVLLVSLYAYAFFSRPVYFPLAHIQFSETGVVRGEGIQSESLKTGWRYFEQSRYAKAVFSLKKFLAGQPNHYQANFLVGLSYLFEARKRLLGLPYRFDLKMVNQGIGYLKKALSLTEGNAFYREDCLWYLGKAYLMLGDVDNARQQFQAILNLPQPNLMRKAAAGKMVLKLNEFSGNL; this is translated from the coding sequence ATGAGTCAGCATAAAGATAGCGCCGATGCCATGGATCGATATAAAAAACCATTTCGTGATTTGAAGTCACATATTGCCGCCAACTGTCCGCCGGCTGAAAAACTGGCGGCATACGCCGACAATGAACTTGCAGCGGATGAAGTCCGGGCTCTGAAAGAGCATTTTGACCTGTGCCCGGTCTGCCTTAACGCGCTCGAGCAGCTTCAAACCGCCCGAAACACGGCGCCGAACCCCGAACACCAGGTACTCAACCGGCCGGCATTGGAAGCCGAAATGGATGCGAAGGTTTATTCCTACTTAAACTCTTTGGCGCCTTCAAAATCCGTCAATAAGGCTGCGGAAACCGGAGCGGGTGTTTTATCCCGGATTAAAACTTATATCAACAAATTCTTCCTGCCGCCTGCATCTGTGTATGCCGGACTCGCGATGGCTGTTCTGCTGGTTTCGCTTTACGCCTACGCGTTCTTTAGCCGGCCGGTCTATTTCCCCCTGGCTCACATTCAATTCTCTGAAACAGGAGTCGTGCGGGGAGAAGGCATCCAGTCCGAATCGTTAAAAACGGGATGGCGATACTTTGAACAGAGTCGATACGCAAAAGCCGTGTTCTCCCTGAAAAAATTTCTGGCCGGTCAGCCGAACCACTATCAAGCCAATTTTCTTGTCGGATTATCCTACCTCTTTGAAGCCAGAAAACGGCTCTTGGGGCTGCCTTATCGTTTTGATTTAAAAATGGTGAATCAAGGGATCGGCTATTTGAAAAAGGCGCTTTCTCTGACGGAGGGAAACGCCTTTTACAGGGAAGACTGCTTGTGGTATCTGGGCAAGGCTTATTTGATGTTGGGGGATGTTGACAATGCCCGCCAACAGTTTCAAGCGATATTAAACCTCCCGCAGCCCAATCTTATGAGAAAAGCGGCGGCCGGGAAGATGGTTCTGAAATTAAATGAATTTTCCGGTAATCTCTAA
- a CDS encoding RNA polymerase sigma factor: protein MDQNTIVECDNATIRRYLDSKDVKYLGKLYETYKRVILLHCLRMVNHEEDAKDLASEAFIRAFDHIESFKLGAPFLPWLRRIATNLCIDHLRKKNRHKFYEFNERHSPVAIENENEIKESVISQERILEILNKLKPLQKRCFCLFYVHSLTYKQIAEMTGYPLGKVRSYIQNGKRNFKLLMEKQ from the coding sequence TTGGATCAGAATACGATCGTTGAATGTGATAATGCGACCATTCGGCGCTATCTCGACAGCAAGGATGTTAAATATCTGGGCAAGCTTTATGAAACCTACAAGCGAGTGATTTTATTACACTGTCTGAGAATGGTCAACCATGAGGAAGATGCGAAAGATTTGGCGAGTGAGGCCTTCATCAGGGCATTTGATCACATAGAGAGCTTCAAACTCGGCGCACCGTTTCTGCCATGGCTTAGGCGGATTGCGACAAACCTGTGCATCGATCACCTGCGCAAGAAAAATCGCCACAAGTTCTACGAATTTAATGAACGGCATTCACCGGTTGCGATCGAAAATGAAAATGAAATAAAAGAATCCGTGATTTCACAGGAACGCATTCTCGAGATCCTGAACAAATTAAAGCCATTGCAAAAACGATGCTTCTGTCTGTTCTACGTCCACAGCCTGACATACAAGCAAATCGCTGAAATGACCGGTTACCCGTTAGGCAAAGTTCGCTCTTACATTCAAAACGGAAAGCGCAATTTTAAATTACTCATGGAGAAGCAATGA